Genomic window (Rosa chinensis cultivar Old Blush chromosome 6, RchiOBHm-V2, whole genome shotgun sequence):
GGTAATTTCTCAGTATCAGCAGGAGGTTCTTCTTCACCTACACAAATGATTATGAAGTTAGccatgaatacaaagtttacacattaaacatatataaacttgaaaaaaaaGTTTACCTGGTGCTTTGGTTCTATTGGTTTTAGGTCTTCCTGGTTGTGCCCTATATAATGGGGGTGCAATTGGCCTATGTATGAGCTCCCATTCTTGCACTCCAGCAATGGGGTTGATGACTGGCTCATAGGCCTTCATGTACTTATCCTGTGTGTAACTCTCATGTACAAACTCATCAGGTGATTGCCCCTTGGAATATATGGCTGCAATTGCATGGCCACATGGAAGACCACTAAGGTCCCATCTTCTGCAAGTGCATGAATGATTGTCCAACTGCACTGAGTGTTGTGCTAGCACACCAGATTGACAACCCACACCACTGCCTTGGATTTCAAACCTCATACTGCTAGACTCTAAAGGTCTATAGTCATGGCTCCAATCAGCATTCTTTTTCAGGAGTTTCTCCACTCTAGGTCCCACACTACACTTCCAGTTTGGCCCCTAGTTTCTTCTATTGGCTAATCTCACCATAGTCATGGTCCTTATATCCTCCAAACAGCCAAGAATTGGCTTCTTTCTTGCTGGAAGAATTGACTTGTTGAATGACTCGCTATGATTATTTAGAAGTATGTCACATTTGAACTGCTCCTTGAAATGATACTCAGACCAATGAACTGTAGGCCTATCCTTGCACCACTTCCATGCAGAACTTGAAGATTTTGCCATATTCTCCATTGCAAGCTCATATTTTCTGATGGTGGTGGCTCTTGCAACTGCCCAGAGCTTTTATTTTAGCTCAAGTCCACTGTGACCATCAGATTTGAAGTTATTGTACAAATGGCGAACACAATGCCTGTGTTCTGCAAATGGGAACAAGTCCTTAATGGCCTGCTCCAGGCCTTTCTGCttatcaaaaataaaagcatAATGGACTGAATGATGAATTTGAAGATCAACCCTCAACAACTCTAAAAACCAGGTCCAACTATCCCTTGCTTCTCTCTCCACTATTGCCCATGCAATGGGATAAATCCCATTATTCCCATCTATGCCTACAACTGATAATAGTTGACCTTTATGGACCCCCTTCAAATGGCATCCATCTAGCCCTATGAGTGGCCTACAACCTGCCTTCCATCCAACCTTCAGTGCCTCCAAGCATATATAGATCCTTTTGAACCTTGTGACATCACCATCCAATTCTGTTTGGATCCACACTGAGCTTCCagggtttttctttttcaattcatTGGCATAACTCTCAAGTATATTATATTGGTCTTCAAATGAACCCTGAGCCAACTTCTTTGCCCTTCTCTTAGCTCTATAACACATCTGGAATCCTACATCCATTCCAAAGTCCTTCCCAACTGCACTTTGGATCCCTTCCCTTGTCCAATTAGGATCATTCCTAAAGAAATCTTCATATTCATCAGCAATGAATGGGGCGTGCATGTGATAAACCCTACCTCCAACACTACTGCATTTATGTTCAGGTCCGAAAGTCTTGATTGTCATTTCCGGAGTGTCAGGATCTGGACTAGATGCATATATCCAGAATGGACAGCCCTTAGATGTCTTGCAGACCACCTTCACCTTTCTTCTAGTGTTCTTTGGAAATCGCAGTTCCTTTTTGGTGAGTACCACATGCTTCCTGATTGCCTTCTTGAAAATGCTTGAGTTGGGGAATACCATACCTAGTTCAAAATGGGGGTTCTTCATGTCATACTTTTGGTTGAATTCCCTCCACCTCGAGAACCTCCTCTTATGTTTCACTGGATACCTCCCCCCATCTTCTCCAGACTCATCACTTGAACCATGCAGG
Coding sequences:
- the LOC121049935 gene encoding uncharacterized protein LOC121049935, with the protein product MRFEIQGSGVGCQSGVLAQHSVQLDNHSCTCRRWDLSGLPCGHAIAAIYSKGQSPDEFVHESYTQDKYMKAYEPVINPIAGVQEWELIHRPIAPPLYRAQPGRPKTNRTKAPGEEEPPADTEKLPRSYYSQVKCGRCQKKGHNVRTCLRRNQGNVENEQMQGNGGAVNQQQQPQAQGNVGAVNQH